A region of Allocoleopsis franciscana PCC 7113 DNA encodes the following proteins:
- a CDS encoding glutamine amidotransferase-related protein, with the protein MKKILIVVHQPTSNTGLVGQILRAWGYTLDIRVPSQQDELPPTMDNHEGVIIFGGPMSANDRETLPFIGTELDWIPVALESGKPYLGICLGAQLLACVLGATVQPHPDGMVEIGYFPVMPTGMDSEHFDQPLYVYHWHREGFELPKGAVSLFEGEIFKNQAFCYGENAYGVQFHPEMTRQMMERWTTEGAHMLTLPGAQSRDEHFYQHSLYAIAMENWLKGFLCHWLGQDAITQKICA; encoded by the coding sequence GTGAAAAAGATTCTGATCGTCGTTCATCAACCCACCTCTAATACTGGACTCGTGGGGCAAATCCTTCGCGCTTGGGGCTATACCCTCGATATCCGAGTACCGAGTCAGCAGGACGAACTCCCCCCAACGATGGATAATCACGAAGGTGTGATCATTTTTGGGGGGCCGATGAGTGCAAATGATCGCGAAACTCTCCCCTTTATCGGTACCGAACTGGATTGGATTCCAGTGGCTCTAGAATCGGGTAAGCCTTACCTGGGAATTTGCCTTGGTGCTCAATTATTAGCCTGTGTCCTCGGTGCAACGGTTCAACCTCATCCTGATGGCATGGTAGAAATCGGCTACTTCCCAGTGATGCCGACGGGAATGGATAGCGAACATTTCGATCAGCCGTTGTATGTCTACCACTGGCACCGTGAAGGATTTGAACTACCGAAGGGTGCGGTTTCCCTGTTTGAAGGCGAAATTTTTAAGAATCAGGCATTTTGCTATGGTGAGAACGCCTATGGTGTGCAGTTTCATCCGGAGATGACGCGGCAGATGATGGAACGCTGGACGACAGAAGGTGCTCACATGCTAACCCTTCCAGGGGCACAGTCCCGTGATGAGCATTTCTACCAGCATTCGTTATATGCGATCGCCATGGAAAATTGGCTCAAAGGATTTCTCTGCCACTGGTTAGGACAAGATGCGATTACTCAAAAAATCTGTGCCTGA
- a CDS encoding Uma2 family endonuclease, which yields MLLALEQIIVPPGHKLLLKNVSWQQFQDILKNLGESRSARLSYSQGTLEIMTPLPEHEDDKVIIGDFIKAILEEMDIEFRSLGSTTFENEAMRQAVEPDDCFYIQKEAQIRGKKRLNLKIDPPPELAIEIDITSRTKFNNYQELGVTELWRYNGKKIEINILQSGEYVQSETSSAFPNLPIADVLHDFVEQSKVRGRNATMKSFRAWVRGQLARHEQP from the coding sequence ATGCTGTTAGCCCTCGAACAAATTATCGTACCACCCGGACATAAACTGCTCTTAAAAAATGTGAGCTGGCAGCAATTCCAAGATATTTTAAAAAATTTGGGTGAAAGTCGTAGTGCGAGACTTTCTTATAGTCAAGGAACGCTGGAAATTATGACTCCACTACCAGAACATGAAGATGATAAAGTCATTATTGGAGATTTTATCAAGGCAATTCTGGAAGAAATGGATATCGAGTTTAGGAGCCTTGGCTCAACGACGTTTGAGAATGAAGCGATGAGACAAGCCGTTGAACCCGATGATTGTTTTTATATTCAGAAAGAAGCCCAAATTAGAGGCAAGAAACGGCTAAATTTAAAAATAGACCCGCCGCCCGAATTAGCCATTGAAATTGATATTACATCGAGAACTAAGTTTAATAATTATCAAGAATTAGGAGTGACTGAACTCTGGCGTTATAACGGCAAAAAAATAGAAATTAATATTCTTCAGTCTGGCGAATACGTTCAGTCAGAAACTAGCTCGGCTTTTCCCAATTTACCTATTGCCGATGTTCTCCACGATTTTGTGGAACAAAGTAAAGTAAGAGGAAGAAATGCGACAATGAAATCTTTCCGGGCTTGGGTGAGAGGACAATTAGCAAGGCATGAACAACCCTGA
- a CDS encoding CHAT domain-containing protein: MKILPGTLQGLSLGYRSLGEFDKALDFAKQSLTYVQTLKKPNLEAEALINLGELYTDMRDLPNAIESTQQALSIARQIKDPKTEADALQQLSQSYTKQGKHPQAIELAHQALQIARRLGNTDIEQRTLGELQDIYDNQGNYQKALELAQQSLALLQQTKKDDGLALQYLSHSYQNVGDTQKAIEVANQALAKFRQQQNPYFEGQALATLSQAYNAQGKYEQGIEVGQQSLAIAQKLRSFLGEAHAAESLSDAYQKLGDYQKVISVAEPGLVSARKYKNREREARLLMNLGDAYQVVGNYTKGKEFIEQSLVIARELKNPGLEAQALSYLGNLYNNSNDFQKALELNQQSLKIATELKSPSLQSIPQFNLGHIYRNLGNYQKSNEFYQQALTTMRQLKNRQGEGNALLNLASLAEPQQTIEFAQQALTIFQEIKVPGMEVFATRMLSVGYAALGNDAKAMESAQAFLAFTRKTQNPTWEKQALNLLGQLHRKFGRNEQAIAAYQAALAISTPTEVAGGKAYSLYGLARIYRDLNQPNIAINYYKQSVNQIEEVRRNIQGLPPELQKSFLEATVDFDQVKVSDIYRQLAELLLSQGRDKEALYVQELLRGQEIRDFISAGNRTGDKPQIPLTPTEAKIPAPNQSIVALGRQISECEQTNSQQCSQLKDQQTALITANVQELQKIDKEIRENRQKDDIFFDPQNFGKIREIVNAQPNTVMIYPLVLEKELQLQLYATGDVIKTVKVPVSREELGNTVLEFRKLMEECEKRTCGSADIPKAQAVSQKLYNWLIQPIEGELKANSVKHLVFALDRVTRYMPMSALFDGKQYLMENYTIAIAPSAALADTKDKLPIGTQNTSVLAMGLSDRVPGFDPLLNVPIELDGIVRSQTNDTQGIYPGEKYLNRTFDFRTLRDNLKGHKILHLATHGVFDPTSSNKSYILLGTGIPLTPDMISALTGLSDIHLVVLSACQTALGGSQQDGVEINALAYYFMNNAAKAVMASLWLVNDGSTSLLMQQFYKNLATGTSEKPMTKAEALRQAQLSLLQGKLTAKDAPQRGLEVVAKPEVETSADNSSSSNLSHPYYWAPFILIGNGL, from the coding sequence TTGAAAATCCTGCCTGGTACCCTACAGGGATTGAGTTTGGGTTACAGGAGTCTTGGGGAATTTGACAAAGCCCTTGATTTTGCTAAGCAAAGTTTAACATACGTGCAAACACTCAAAAAACCAAATTTAGAGGCAGAGGCGTTAATTAATTTAGGCGAACTCTATACAGATATGCGGGATTTGCCCAACGCTATAGAATCAACTCAGCAAGCCTTAAGTATTGCACGGCAAATCAAAGACCCAAAAACAGAAGCAGATGCGTTACAACAACTCAGTCAATCCTACACTAAACAGGGCAAGCATCCCCAGGCGATAGAGTTAGCACACCAAGCTTTACAAATTGCTAGACGACTAGGAAATACCGATATTGAACAGCGTACTTTGGGTGAACTCCAGGATATTTATGATAACCAAGGTAACTATCAAAAAGCCCTGGAGTTAGCACAACAAAGCTTGGCACTGCTACAGCAGACAAAAAAAGATGATGGCTTGGCTTTACAGTATTTGAGCCACAGTTATCAGAATGTAGGAGACACGCAAAAAGCAATTGAAGTGGCAAACCAAGCTTTGGCAAAGTTTCGACAACAGCAAAATCCCTATTTTGAAGGACAAGCTTTGGCAACTCTTAGTCAAGCCTACAATGCACAGGGAAAATATGAGCAGGGGATCGAAGTAGGACAACAAAGCTTGGCTATTGCTCAAAAACTCAGAAGCTTCCTAGGTGAAGCCCACGCTGCGGAGTCTCTCAGTGATGCCTATCAGAAACTAGGAGACTATCAAAAAGTAATTTCCGTCGCTGAACCAGGCTTAGTATCTGCAAGAAAATACAAAAACCGCGAAAGGGAAGCAAGGTTGCTAATGAATTTAGGCGATGCTTACCAAGTTGTTGGCAACTACACCAAAGGTAAAGAGTTCATCGAGCAAAGTTTAGTAATTGCAAGAGAGTTAAAAAATCCTGGTTTGGAAGCTCAGGCGTTATCTTATCTGGGTAATCTTTACAACAATAGCAACGACTTTCAAAAAGCCCTAGAGTTGAATCAGCAAAGTTTGAAAATAGCCACAGAACTTAAGAGTCCATCCCTTCAATCGATACCACAATTTAATCTCGGTCATATCTACAGGAACTTGGGAAATTACCAGAAAAGCAATGAGTTTTACCAACAAGCACTCACCACCATGCGGCAACTCAAAAACCGCCAAGGTGAAGGTAATGCTTTATTAAATCTCGCTAGCCTTGCAGAACCGCAACAAACTATAGAATTCGCCCAACAAGCATTAACTATATTCCAGGAAATTAAAGTTCCTGGGATGGAAGTATTCGCCACTAGGATGTTGAGTGTTGGCTACGCTGCATTAGGAAATGATGCCAAAGCGATGGAGTCAGCACAAGCCTTTTTAGCCTTCACCCGAAAAACCCAAAATCCCACCTGGGAAAAACAAGCACTCAATCTATTAGGGCAATTACATCGCAAATTTGGACGGAACGAGCAAGCCATAGCCGCCTATCAAGCCGCATTAGCCATTTCTACTCCGACAGAAGTAGCGGGTGGTAAAGCTTACAGCTTGTATGGTTTAGCTCGCATTTACCGCGACTTAAATCAACCCAATATTGCCATCAACTACTACAAACAATCTGTTAACCAAATAGAAGAAGTCCGGCGCAATATCCAAGGATTACCACCAGAGTTACAGAAATCATTCCTGGAAGCAACCGTTGATTTTGACCAAGTGAAAGTATCTGATATTTATCGCCAGTTAGCAGAGTTGTTGCTCTCCCAAGGAAGAGACAAAGAAGCACTGTATGTACAGGAACTATTAAGAGGGCAAGAAATACGTGATTTCATCAGTGCTGGCAATAGAACAGGCGACAAACCCCAAATTCCCCTAACTCCAACTGAAGCCAAAATTCCCGCTCCTAATCAGTCAATCGTAGCATTGGGACGACAGATCAGCGAGTGCGAACAGACAAACAGTCAACAATGCAGCCAACTCAAAGACCAACAAACAGCTCTGATTACGGCAAATGTTCAGGAATTACAGAAAATAGACAAAGAAATTCGTGAAAACCGTCAAAAAGATGATATCTTCTTTGACCCTCAGAACTTCGGGAAAATTAGAGAAATTGTCAACGCTCAACCCAACACGGTGATGATTTACCCCTTGGTGCTAGAAAAAGAGCTACAGTTACAGCTTTATGCCACAGGGGATGTGATCAAAACCGTTAAAGTTCCCGTCAGCCGAGAGGAATTAGGAAACACCGTTTTAGAGTTTCGCAAGCTAATGGAAGAGTGCGAGAAGCGTACTTGCGGTTCTGCGGATATTCCCAAAGCGCAAGCCGTCAGTCAAAAACTCTACAACTGGCTGATTCAACCCATCGAAGGCGAACTCAAGGCAAACTCCGTCAAACATCTGGTTTTTGCCCTGGATAGGGTAACGCGCTATATGCCCATGAGTGCCCTGTTTGATGGGAAACAATATCTGATGGAGAACTATACCATTGCGATCGCACCTTCCGCAGCCTTAGCAGACACGAAGGATAAATTACCCATCGGTACTCAAAATACCTCAGTTCTGGCAATGGGACTATCTGATCGTGTTCCTGGTTTTGATCCTTTACTTAATGTACCCATTGAATTAGATGGTATTGTGCGATCGCAAACCAACGATACTCAAGGAATTTATCCAGGAGAAAAGTACCTAAACCGCACCTTTGACTTTCGCACCCTGCGAGACAATCTCAAAGGACACAAAATTCTGCACCTTGCGACTCACGGTGTATTTGACCCAACTAGCTCAAATAAATCTTACATTCTGCTAGGAACTGGCATACCCCTGACTCCAGATATGATTAGTGCCTTGACAGGATTAAGTGACATTCATCTCGTCGTGCTATCAGCCTGTCAAACAGCGCTTGGTGGTTCTCAACAAGACGGTGTAGAAATTAACGCCCTTGCTTACTACTTTATGAACAATGCAGCGAAGGCAGTAATGGCATCCCTATGGCTTGTGAACGATGGCAGCACTAGTCTATTGATGCAGCAATTTTACAAGAATTTAGCTACTGGAACATCTGAAAAACCAATGACCAAAGCCGAAGCCTTGCGTCAAGCACAACTAAGCCTATTGCAAGGTAAACTTACTGCTAAAGATGCCCCACAACGAGGTCTTGAAGTTGTCGCTAAACCAGAGGTAGAGACTAGCGCCGATAATAGCAGCAGTTCCAATTTGTCTCACCCCTACTACTGGGCACCCTTCATTCTAATTGGCAATGGTTTGTAA
- a CDS encoding tetratricopeptide repeat protein: protein MRQQLNDKAGIGQTLNNMGEVYLGLSQADKASEVLQQALAIRRELKDRKGEGETLDNLGSVYLLKSQYDKALETFQQALAISREVKDRAGEGRTLRKIGVTYSNLKQNPKALEIYNQTLAIQQEVGDKFQAGYTLFSIAVTYDDLQDYPRTLEWSKKSLAASREVGNRFLEYRVLNLISTTYGIKGDKERAVEFLQQSLAIQREIKDSSSQLGTLTMIMVFGSKASDLYSKGFYSQARAEAPHDIKLAQDVLQMARELKQPDKEAFVLQKLGRVYYILGDYNKATEFLQQSLKIARQIKELQTETTALSLLSSIYRDQGKDRQIIELSQRKIEIAREQKDPLSEASSLNVLASIYTELGEYEKGIELYQQALAKAR, encoded by the coding sequence ATACGCCAACAACTGAATGACAAAGCCGGAATTGGGCAAACCCTTAACAATATGGGCGAGGTTTACCTCGGTTTATCGCAAGCTGACAAAGCCTCGGAAGTCTTGCAGCAAGCTTTGGCAATTCGGCGGGAACTGAAAGACCGAAAAGGGGAAGGAGAAACACTCGATAACCTTGGCTCAGTTTACCTCTTAAAAAGCCAATATGACAAAGCCTTGGAAACTTTCCAGCAAGCCTTAGCTATTAGTCGCGAAGTAAAAGATAGGGCAGGGGAAGGCAGGACTCTGAGAAAGATAGGGGTGACTTACTCTAATTTAAAACAAAATCCTAAAGCCCTAGAAATATACAACCAAACCTTGGCAATTCAGCAAGAAGTAGGAGATAAATTTCAAGCTGGTTATACACTTTTCTCGATAGCAGTAACTTATGACGATTTGCAAGACTATCCTCGCACTTTGGAGTGGTCTAAGAAATCGTTAGCAGCAAGTCGAGAGGTAGGTAATCGCTTCCTCGAATATAGAGTACTGAATCTGATAAGTACCACTTACGGGATAAAAGGCGACAAAGAACGTGCGGTAGAGTTTCTCCAGCAATCATTGGCAATTCAACGGGAAATCAAAGACAGCAGTTCCCAACTGGGTACCCTGACAATGATCATGGTGTTTGGTTCTAAAGCATCTGATTTGTATAGCAAAGGATTCTATTCTCAAGCTAGAGCCGAAGCACCTCATGATATTAAATTGGCGCAGGACGTTTTACAGATGGCGCGAGAACTCAAACAGCCAGATAAGGAAGCATTTGTTTTACAGAAGTTAGGAAGAGTCTACTACATATTGGGAGACTACAACAAAGCAACTGAATTCTTACAACAATCGTTGAAGATTGCTCGCCAAATTAAAGAATTACAGACAGAAACAACAGCCTTATCTCTTCTTTCATCAATTTACCGTGATCAAGGGAAGGACAGACAGATCATTGAGTTAAGCCAGCGAAAAATAGAAATCGCACGGGAACAAAAAGATCCTTTGAGTGAGGCATCTTCTTTAAACGTTCTTGCCAGTATCTATACTGAGTTGGGAGAATACGAAAAAGGGATTGAACTATACCAGCAAGCTTTAGCCAAGGCGCGGTAA
- a CDS encoding Uma2 family endonuclease yields MTPATIATSTHVSPLLFEGVTWREFKAVEQLLDRPGYRLSFLDGVLEIRRMPGEPHETVKKRIAALLELYLLMAGFDFTPTGSMTLESEGGAVKREADESYKLSPGRVRPDLAIEVVFTSGGINKLEVYKRLKIKEVWFWEDGVLEVYHLREEGNTLHYEKVSSSEEVKGIDLDLLLRCINMVNHVDAIKTFQQALQQ; encoded by the coding sequence ATGACCCCAGCAACAATCGCAACATCCACGCATGTATCACCCCTTTTGTTTGAGGGAGTAACTTGGAGAGAGTTCAAAGCCGTTGAGCAATTATTAGATCGTCCAGGATATCGACTCTCTTTCCTCGATGGAGTTTTGGAGATTCGACGAATGCCAGGAGAACCCCACGAAACAGTTAAAAAGAGGATTGCTGCATTGTTGGAACTTTACTTGCTCATGGCAGGGTTTGACTTTACTCCAACTGGCTCAATGACTCTAGAAAGTGAAGGGGGTGCTGTCAAGCGAGAGGCGGATGAATCCTATAAACTTTCCCCAGGTCGAGTGCGTCCCGATCTAGCGATCGAGGTGGTGTTTACGAGTGGCGGCATCAACAAGTTAGAGGTATACAAGCGGCTGAAAATAAAGGAAGTGTGGTTTTGGGAAGACGGCGTGTTAGAGGTTTATCACTTACGGGAAGAGGGCAATACACTTCACTATGAAAAGGTTTCTAGTAGTGAAGAGGTGAAAGGGATCGATCTAGATTTGTTGTTACGTTGCATCAATATGGTGAATCATGTTGATGCGATCAAGACGTTTCAGCAGGCACTTCAGCAATAG
- the ilvD gene encoding dihydroxy-acid dehydratase has product MPDNVRSQVVTQGVQRSPNRAMLRAVGFQDQDFTKPIVGIANGYSTITPCNMGINVLAQRAEAAVKNASAMPQMFGTITISDGISMGTEGMKYSLVSRDVIADSIETACNGQSMDGVLAIGGCDKNMPGAMIAMARMNIPAIFVYGGTIKPGHHNGRDLTVVSAFEAVGQYSAGKIDENELMEVERKACPGAGSCGGMYTANTMSSAFEAMGMSLPYSSTMAAEDAEKADSAEKSALVLVEAIRKQLLPRQILTRKAFENAISVIMAIGGSTNAVLHLLAIAHSAGVELILDDFETIRAKVPVLCDLKPSGRYVATDLHRAGGIPQVMKMLLVHDLIHGDALTITGQTIAEILADVPEEPAKDQDVIRPWDNPMYAQGHLAILRGNLATEGAVAKITGVKKPQITGPARVFESEEACLDAILAGQIQAGDVIVVRYEGPKGGPGMREMLAPTSALIGAGLGDAVGLITDGRFSGGTYGMVVGHVAPEAAVGGTIGLVQEGDTITIDAPARLLQLNVSDEELERRRANWQPPKSRYTKGVLAKYAKLVSSSSVGAVTDLGLG; this is encoded by the coding sequence ATGCCGGACAACGTTAGAAGCCAAGTCGTTACCCAGGGCGTTCAGCGATCGCCTAACCGTGCCATGCTACGGGCTGTGGGTTTCCAAGACCAAGATTTTACCAAGCCCATTGTGGGAATTGCCAATGGGTACAGCACGATTACCCCTTGCAATATGGGCATCAATGTGCTTGCTCAACGAGCAGAGGCAGCCGTTAAAAACGCCAGTGCCATGCCTCAGATGTTCGGCACGATTACCATTAGCGACGGTATCTCGATGGGTACGGAAGGGATGAAGTATTCCCTCGTGTCGCGAGACGTGATTGCAGACTCGATAGAGACAGCCTGCAATGGTCAGAGTATGGATGGAGTGCTGGCAATTGGCGGTTGTGATAAGAATATGCCAGGGGCGATGATTGCCATGGCACGGATGAATATCCCCGCTATTTTCGTCTACGGGGGTACGATCAAACCCGGACATCACAACGGACGCGACTTGACGGTTGTTAGTGCCTTTGAAGCGGTGGGACAATACAGCGCAGGCAAGATTGATGAAAACGAACTGATGGAAGTCGAACGCAAGGCTTGCCCTGGTGCAGGTTCCTGCGGTGGGATGTATACAGCGAATACGATGTCTTCCGCCTTTGAAGCGATGGGGATGAGCCTACCATATTCCTCCACAATGGCAGCTGAGGATGCAGAAAAAGCAGACAGTGCCGAAAAATCTGCTCTTGTCTTGGTGGAGGCGATTCGTAAACAGTTATTGCCCCGCCAGATTCTGACACGCAAGGCATTTGAAAATGCAATTTCTGTGATTATGGCGATCGGGGGTTCTACGAATGCCGTATTACATTTATTAGCGATCGCGCATTCGGCTGGAGTAGAGTTAATTCTCGATGATTTTGAAACGATTCGTGCTAAAGTGCCGGTACTGTGTGACCTGAAACCCAGTGGTCGATATGTAGCCACTGATTTACATCGAGCTGGCGGCATTCCTCAAGTGATGAAAATGCTGCTGGTACATGATTTAATACATGGCGATGCCTTAACGATTACGGGTCAAACCATTGCTGAAATATTAGCCGATGTTCCAGAAGAACCCGCAAAAGACCAGGATGTGATTCGTCCTTGGGATAATCCGATGTATGCTCAAGGGCACTTGGCGATTTTGAGAGGGAATCTGGCGACAGAGGGCGCGGTGGCGAAAATCACCGGGGTCAAAAAGCCACAAATTACTGGCCCTGCACGAGTTTTTGAATCTGAGGAAGCTTGCCTAGATGCCATTCTTGCCGGTCAGATTCAGGCAGGAGATGTGATTGTCGTCCGTTATGAAGGGCCAAAAGGTGGGCCAGGAATGCGAGAAATGCTGGCTCCCACATCTGCGCTTATTGGTGCGGGTTTAGGCGATGCGGTGGGTTTAATTACCGACGGGCGGTTTTCTGGGGGCACCTACGGCATGGTTGTGGGACATGTGGCACCAGAGGCAGCGGTTGGAGGGACAATTGGGTTAGTTCAAGAAGGTGACACTATTACCATTGATGCCCCAGCGCGGTTGTTACAGCTCAATGTGTCGGATGAGGAACTCGAACGACGCCGTGCTAACTGGCAACCGCCCAAATCTCGTTATACAAAAGGTGTGCTGGCCAAATATGCCAAGTTAGTTTCTTCTAGCAGTGTCGGTGCGGTGACGGATTTGGGATTGGGTTAA
- a CDS encoding SRPBCC domain-containing protein gives MTSLYTEIVINAPKQKVWQALFQKEQWKHWNTFLYDRNSNVPFRQGNEVCLSLRRIPYEDETEFEPLVIQVQPHVCLSWVSSIPGFRNEYVFELQEIGVGRTQYIHKNYYSGFLTRVFLPFIRVDEQRGNQRMARELKRYVESF, from the coding sequence ATGACGAGTCTTTACACTGAAATTGTGATTAATGCGCCGAAACAGAAGGTTTGGCAGGCATTGTTCCAGAAAGAGCAATGGAAGCACTGGAATACGTTTTTATATGACCGTAACTCAAATGTTCCCTTTCGCCAGGGAAACGAAGTTTGCCTCTCTCTACGACGGATTCCCTACGAAGATGAAACCGAGTTTGAGCCTTTGGTAATACAAGTTCAGCCCCATGTCTGCCTTAGCTGGGTTTCCTCCATTCCTGGCTTTCGCAATGAGTATGTGTTTGAGTTGCAAGAAATTGGTGTGGGTCGTACCCAATATATTCACAAAAATTATTATTCAGGGTTCTTAACTCGTGTATTTCTGCCGTTTATACGGGTAGATGAACAGCGAGGGAATCAACGAATGGCAAGGGAACTGAAGCGATATGTTGAGAGTTTCTGA
- a CDS encoding malic enzyme-like NAD(P)-binding protein, whose protein sequence is MADLTPNPSFSLTIRVQVPNRAGMLASVTQAIADVGGNLGQIKLLEQTRKIAIRDITVDATSTEHAEQIVNAVKAVSHIKVLNVYDRTFNMHRGGKICIQGKMPLETQADLAMAYTPGVGRICEAIAEDPEKVYSLTIKSNTVAIVTDGSAVLGLGNLGAEAALPVMEGKAMLFKKFAGIDAFPICLANQSTDQIVETVKNIAPVFGGVNLEDISAPRCFEIEERLRRELDIPVFHDDQHGTAIVSLAALINALKLVHKSMEDVRIVINGAGAAGIAIARLLRKAGAKTILMCDSQGILSKSRADLTSQKKEFAVDAAGSLAGAMSGADVFLGVSVPHVLTPQMVLSMAKKPIVMAMANPIPEIQPELVEHDVAVMATGRSDYPNQINNVLAFPGIFRGALDCRAQEITTNMYLEAANAIASLIHASDLDREHIIPSVFDERVVTAVAGAVQRAARQDGVARR, encoded by the coding sequence ATGGCAGACTTAACACCCAATCCTAGCTTCAGTTTAACGATCCGCGTACAAGTGCCCAACCGTGCCGGGATGTTAGCCAGCGTGACACAGGCGATCGCAGATGTGGGAGGGAACCTTGGACAAATTAAGCTCCTCGAACAAACTCGCAAGATTGCCATTCGCGACATTACAGTGGATGCGACAAGCACGGAACACGCCGAACAAATTGTAAACGCGGTTAAAGCCGTGAGCCATATCAAAGTGCTCAATGTCTACGATCGCACATTTAACATGCATCGGGGCGGCAAAATTTGTATCCAAGGCAAAATGCCGCTAGAAACTCAAGCCGATTTAGCCATGGCTTACACCCCCGGTGTGGGTCGAATTTGTGAAGCGATCGCAGAAGACCCAGAAAAAGTTTACTCCCTCACGATCAAAAGCAACACCGTCGCCATTGTCACCGATGGCAGTGCCGTATTGGGATTGGGCAACTTAGGCGCAGAGGCAGCGCTGCCAGTCATGGAAGGCAAAGCCATGCTGTTTAAAAAGTTTGCGGGGATTGATGCTTTTCCCATTTGTCTAGCGAACCAAAGTACAGACCAAATTGTCGAAACCGTCAAGAATATCGCTCCCGTATTTGGGGGTGTCAACCTGGAAGATATCAGTGCGCCTCGCTGCTTTGAAATTGAAGAACGACTGCGACGGGAATTGGATATTCCTGTGTTTCACGATGACCAACATGGTACAGCGATTGTCAGCCTCGCGGCTTTGATTAACGCCCTGAAGTTGGTACACAAATCCATGGAAGACGTGAGGATTGTGATTAATGGGGCGGGTGCGGCTGGAATTGCGATCGCCCGCTTACTGCGGAAAGCCGGTGCTAAGACCATCTTAATGTGCGACTCTCAAGGCATCCTCTCCAAAAGCCGTGCTGACTTAACCTCGCAAAAGAAAGAATTTGCCGTTGATGCGGCAGGTTCCCTTGCCGGTGCCATGTCCGGTGCCGATGTATTTTTGGGGGTTAGTGTGCCCCATGTCTTAACGCCACAGATGGTGCTGTCGATGGCTAAAAAACCCATTGTCATGGCGATGGCAAATCCCATCCCAGAAATTCAGCCGGAATTAGTGGAACATGATGTGGCGGTGATGGCAACCGGTCGGAGTGATTACCCCAATCAAATTAATAACGTCCTCGCCTTTCCGGGAATTTTTCGCGGTGCTCTAGATTGCCGTGCACAGGAAATTACCACCAATATGTATTTAGAAGCGGCAAATGCGATCGCCTCCCTGATTCATGCCTCAGATTTAGATCGAGAACACATCATTCCTTCGGTATTTGATGAGCGAGTCGTAACAGCCGTTGCCGGTGCTGTGCAGCGTGCGGCACGACAAGATGGTGTAGCCCGTCGGTAA